One window of Anaerolineales bacterium genomic DNA carries:
- a CDS encoding Lrp/AsnC family transcriptional regulator, translating to MYEFDKIDIKIVNLLLEDGRMSASEMARRMGDISERAIRYRVDKMIEEGVIQISAVVNPEALGYNIKADVWLEVEADTVLDVARKMTSFENVTYVACGIGQNDISIQVVAKDTSEIYHFVTEVVRKVPGVRKTTTSIVPIILKDVYQWRVPERIAKELPENETVTASK from the coding sequence ATGTATGAATTCGACAAAATAGATATAAAAATCGTCAATTTACTCCTGGAAGACGGGCGTATGTCCGCTTCTGAAATGGCTCGCCGCATGGGGGATATATCCGAACGTGCGATTCGATATCGTGTAGACAAGATGATCGAAGAGGGCGTGATCCAGATCAGCGCGGTAGTCAACCCCGAAGCGCTGGGATACAACATCAAGGCGGATGTCTGGCTGGAGGTCGAAGCGGATACAGTTTTGGATGTTGCCCGAAAAATGACATCCTTCGAAAACGTGACGTACGTAGCCTGCGGCATCGGGCAGAATGACATCAGCATTCAGGTGGTGGCAAAAGACACATCGGAGATCTACCATTTCGTCACCGAAGTGGTGCGCAAGGTCCCCGGCGTGCGAAAGACGACGACTTCCATCGTGCCGATCATTCTCAAAGATGTTTACCAGTGGAGAGTGCCTGAGCGAATAGCAAAAGAATTGCCAGAGAACGAAACAGTAACCGCATCCAAGTAA
- a CDS encoding aspartate aminotransferase family protein, translating into MFGSKTQALQRRALKVAPLGVNSNFRYWGEGITPYVQKAKGGYLWDVDDKKYIDYRMAFGPIILGHSYDEVDQKVIEEIQKGVLFAMTGELEIAVEEMIAEMAPAVEMVRLACSGTEATMHAIRVARAFTGRDLILKFEGNYHGFHDHTLWSTYAPAEAYGNRRSPIPVPASSGIPKSMREFIITLPFNDFEGFERAMRSYGEQIAAVISEPCQGNCAAINPQDGFLELIRKKTEEYGCVFILDEVKTGFRIANGGAQEYYRLKPDLATYAKALGNGYPIAAFGGKKEIMSIIGHGVAQGGTYTNNKPGVAGAYATLNLIKSKPILKTIEKRGQRLMDGLKEIFEENDIPAVFTGYPAMFSFSLGVESVTCQRDWQESDRDLYLNLVEKAIEKGIMPDHDAREPWFLCYSHSDSDLDETLNVYAEIVKEVKK; encoded by the coding sequence ATGTTCGGTTCAAAGACTCAGGCGCTGCAGAGGCGCGCACTTAAGGTTGCACCGCTTGGGGTGAATTCCAATTTTCGATATTGGGGGGAGGGTATCACCCCTTACGTTCAGAAAGCCAAGGGCGGCTATTTGTGGGACGTGGACGACAAAAAATACATCGATTATCGCATGGCGTTCGGTCCAATCATCCTGGGCCACTCTTATGACGAGGTGGATCAGAAGGTTATCGAAGAGATTCAAAAAGGTGTCCTGTTCGCCATGACGGGCGAACTCGAGATCGCTGTGGAAGAAATGATCGCAGAGATGGCTCCCGCTGTGGAGATGGTTCGTCTCGCGTGTTCAGGCACCGAAGCGACCATGCATGCCATCCGTGTGGCGCGCGCCTTTACCGGGCGGGATTTGATTTTGAAGTTCGAAGGAAATTATCACGGCTTCCATGACCATACTTTGTGGTCCACCTATGCGCCTGCTGAAGCCTATGGCAATCGCCGCAGTCCCATCCCGGTTCCAGCTTCGTCGGGAATTCCCAAGTCCATGCGCGAATTCATCATTACGCTGCCGTTCAACGATTTTGAAGGCTTCGAGCGGGCGATGCGTTCGTACGGGGAGCAGATCGCAGCGGTGATTTCAGAGCCGTGCCAGGGCAATTGTGCAGCGATCAATCCGCAGGATGGATTCCTCGAATTGATCCGGAAGAAGACGGAAGAATACGGCTGTGTCTTTATCCTGGATGAAGTGAAGACGGGATTCCGCATCGCCAATGGCGGGGCGCAGGAATATTACCGCCTCAAACCGGACCTCGCGACTTATGCCAAAGCCCTGGGCAATGGCTACCCGATCGCTGCCTTCGGCGGCAAAAAAGAGATCATGTCCATAATCGGGCACGGTGTGGCACAAGGCGGGACCTATACCAACAACAAACCTGGCGTGGCTGGCGCGTATGCGACATTGAACCTGATCAAGTCCAAACCGATCCTTAAAACCATCGAAAAACGCGGTCAACGCCTGATGGACGGCTTGAAGGAAATCTTCGAAGAGAACGATATCCCAGCCGTGTTCACCGGCTACCCGGCAATGTTCTCCTTCTCGCTCGGCGTCGAATCGGTGACTTGTCAACGCGACTGGCAGGAAAGCGACCGCGACCTGTATCTCAACCTGGTCGAAAAAGCCATTGAGAAAGGCATCATGCCCGACCACGATGCCCGTGAACCGTGGTTCTTATGTTATTCACACTCTGATTCTGACCTCGATGAAACGTTAAATGTTTATGCCGAGATCGTGAAGGAAGTGAAGAAGTGA
- a CDS encoding aminotransferase class III-fold pyridoxal phosphate-dependent enzyme — protein MSKLSTQEIVDLSKEYTFFSWSVQGQVNPIPVEKAEGLYFWDTDGKRYIDFSSQLMNTNIGHQHPKVVKAIQDQAAKLCFVHPGNTTDVRALLGKKLAEVTPGDLKKTFFALGGAEANENAIKIARFYTGRHKILARYRSYHGATHGSISLTGDYRRLAVEPSMPGGVHFLDPFCYRCPFGQKPDSCKRECISHLEEVIKYEGPDKIAAIIMEGVVGSNGIIVPPDDYWPRVRELCDKYGILLISDEVMSGWGRTGKWFAVDNWNVVPDIITTAKGITSGYAPLGAVIVSEKIAKFFDDKYLYAGLTYSGHALSCAAALATIEVYEEDKLIENAALMGKYLGEALEDIKARHVSVGDVRYIGLFSTIELVNNRETKESFSPTVMAEVGKILRQNGLFTFIMANNMGSMVFVVPPLCIKQEQLDEGLSIVENALEVADKQVK, from the coding sequence ATGTCCAAACTATCCACTCAAGAAATTGTTGATCTCAGCAAGGAATACACCTTCTTCTCCTGGTCTGTGCAGGGGCAGGTCAATCCCATTCCTGTTGAAAAGGCAGAGGGACTCTATTTCTGGGATACAGATGGAAAACGCTACATCGATTTTTCGTCGCAGTTGATGAACACCAATATCGGTCATCAGCATCCTAAGGTGGTGAAGGCCATCCAAGATCAGGCGGCAAAACTCTGTTTTGTGCATCCTGGCAATACAACCGATGTCCGCGCTTTGCTCGGCAAGAAGCTTGCGGAAGTGACGCCCGGGGATCTGAAAAAAACCTTCTTTGCCCTTGGCGGCGCGGAAGCGAACGAGAACGCCATCAAGATCGCCCGTTTCTATACGGGACGTCACAAGATCCTGGCTCGGTATCGCTCCTATCACGGAGCAACGCACGGCTCGATTTCCTTGACTGGTGATTATCGCCGCCTTGCCGTAGAACCGTCCATGCCAGGCGGAGTCCACTTCCTTGATCCATTCTGTTATCGATGTCCATTCGGGCAGAAGCCGGATTCGTGCAAGCGCGAGTGTATTTCTCATTTGGAGGAAGTCATTAAGTATGAAGGACCCGACAAGATTGCCGCGATTATCATGGAAGGCGTGGTCGGTTCAAACGGGATCATTGTCCCGCCGGATGATTATTGGCCTCGCGTCCGGGAACTGTGCGATAAGTACGGCATCCTGCTGATCTCGGACGAAGTCATGAGCGGATGGGGTCGCACGGGCAAATGGTTCGCGGTGGACAATTGGAATGTTGTTCCAGACATCATCACCACCGCCAAGGGCATCACCAGCGGTTATGCGCCGCTCGGCGCCGTGATCGTCTCTGAGAAGATCGCCAAATTCTTTGACGATAAATATTTGTATGCAGGTCTGACGTACAGCGGCCATGCGCTTTCCTGCGCCGCCGCGTTGGCAACCATCGAGGTCTATGAAGAGGACAAACTCATAGAGAACGCCGCGCTCATGGGCAAATATCTCGGCGAAGCGTTGGAAGATATCAAAGCGAGACACGTCTCGGTGGGTGATGTGCGTTACATCGGTCTGTTCTCGACGATTGAATTGGTGAACAATCGTGAAACAAAGGAAAGTTTTTCGCCAACGGTCATGGCAGAGGTGGGAAAAATCCTGCGCCAAAACGGACTCTTCACCTTTATCATGGCGAACAACATGGGGAGCATGGTCTTCGTGGTGCCGCCGCTGTGCATCAAGCAGGAACAGCTTGACGAAGGTCTGTCCATTGTGGAGAACGCGTTGGAAGTGGCAGACAAACAAGTGAAGTAA
- a CDS encoding CoA-acylating methylmalonate-semialdehyde dehydrogenase — protein MEILNYINGEWVKPNVKEHVDVINPATGHVIAKTPLGTKADVDAAAKAASEAFASWRRTPVNDRVQYLFKLRNLMRENGDKIAELITNECGKTFEEAKAEMVRAYENVEVACGMPHMSKGEFVEDIAPGIDEIMIRQPVGVCATIAPFNFPGMIPFWYLPYALAAGNTYIVKPSEKVPMTMQFIFKLIEQVGFPKGVVNMVNGAKETVDGILEHPAIRAITFVGSTNVAKYIYSTAAAHGKRVQAQGGAKNPVIILPDADMEMATKIVADSAFGCAGQRCLAVSLVVTVAEAKNEFTELICDAASSRVVGYGMDSGVQMGPVINTASMGRIEQLIGLGVKEGAGVPVDGRGTKVKGYEGGSFVRPTILSEVQPGSEIWKTEIFGPVLSLMHVNTIDDAIQLANSGVYGNQASLFTTSGNAARRFRYEVEAGNIGINIGVAAPMAFFPFSGWKDSFFGDMHGQSTDAVEFFTQKKVVVERWPKEWSRKF, from the coding sequence ATGGAAATCCTCAACTATATCAACGGCGAATGGGTCAAGCCCAACGTCAAAGAGCATGTGGACGTGATCAACCCGGCAACGGGACATGTCATCGCAAAGACCCCGCTCGGCACAAAAGCGGATGTGGACGCGGCAGCGAAGGCGGCAAGTGAGGCGTTTGCCTCATGGCGTAGAACGCCGGTCAATGACCGTGTGCAATATTTGTTCAAACTTCGCAATTTGATGCGTGAGAACGGCGACAAGATCGCGGAACTTATTACGAACGAATGCGGCAAGACGTTCGAAGAAGCCAAAGCCGAGATGGTGCGGGCTTATGAAAATGTGGAAGTCGCCTGCGGTATGCCGCACATGAGCAAGGGTGAATTCGTGGAAGACATTGCTCCCGGCATCGACGAGATCATGATCCGCCAGCCTGTGGGAGTGTGCGCCACCATCGCTCCGTTCAACTTTCCCGGCATGATTCCGTTCTGGTATCTGCCCTATGCGCTTGCCGCAGGCAACACCTACATCGTCAAGCCGTCTGAAAAAGTGCCGATGACGATGCAGTTCATCTTCAAACTCATCGAGCAGGTTGGCTTCCCCAAGGGAGTGGTCAATATGGTCAATGGTGCGAAAGAAACCGTGGACGGCATTCTTGAACATCCCGCCATTCGCGCCATCACCTTCGTCGGTTCGACCAACGTGGCGAAGTACATTTACTCGACCGCTGCGGCTCATGGCAAACGTGTGCAGGCACAAGGCGGAGCGAAGAATCCAGTCATTATTTTGCCCGATGCCGATATGGAGATGGCGACAAAGATCGTCGCCGACTCAGCCTTCGGGTGTGCGGGTCAGCGCTGCCTGGCGGTTTCCCTCGTTGTGACCGTTGCCGAGGCAAAGAATGAGTTTACCGAATTGATCTGTGATGCCGCCTCGTCGCGTGTGGTGGGGTACGGCATGGATTCGGGAGTCCAGATGGGACCGGTCATCAACACCGCGTCAATGGGCAGGATCGAGCAATTGATAGGACTCGGCGTTAAGGAAGGAGCAGGCGTCCCCGTGGATGGACGCGGGACGAAGGTCAAAGGCTATGAGGGTGGATCCTTCGTCCGCCCGACGATCCTGTCCGAAGTCCAGCCTGGAAGCGAGATTTGGAAGACGGAGATCTTTGGTCCCGTGCTCAGTCTCATGCATGTCAATACGATTGATGACGCCATCCAACTTGCCAACAGCGGCGTGTATGGCAACCAAGCCAGTTTGTTCACCACGAGCGGCAATGCGGCGCGCCGTTTCCGCTATGAGGTGGAGGCGGGCAACATCGGCATCAATATCGGCGTGGCGGCACCGATGGCGTTCTTCCCCTTCAGCGGCTGGAAGGACAGTTTCTTCGGCGACATGCATGGCCAAAGCACGGATGCGGTCGAGTTCTTCACGCAGAAAAAAGTAGTGGTGGAGAGGTGGCCGAAAGAATGGAGCAGGAAGTTCTAA
- a CDS encoding aminotransferase class III-fold pyridoxal phosphate-dependent enzyme, producing MAYDYEDALDYSSRWLDVILRNDFPSVEEAHGIIAESKNNFAEHYNRNWLEYRKSVTEAGDWAAVEWSGSGAVFKDVLGREYLDFLGGFGMMDLGWSHPDVIRTVKAQLDRSPMPSQELLDPLRGVLAKLLASISPGDLKYSWFGASGTEANEAAMKIAKLYTGKTAFIVAVKGFHGKTMGSLSLMGKSDYRAPMGPMYAGQVYHVPFGDADAVEKQLEICDKVGIGVAAVMFEPIQGESGAIVPPDDFWHRVRVVTKKYGVLLIADEVQTGLGRTGRLWGVEHWNVTPDILTVAKSLGGGVMPISAVTTTEEIYRPMMYPNPFMHTTTTGGGALACSAAISAIHVTLRERLWEKAAEKGDYLIEKINELSLQYPQIYEKITGKGLLIGMHFKNPETGYKVAAGLFKRRVVVAGTLTSAQTIRVEPPLVVTREQMDAFLERLEDTLKEIK from the coding sequence ATGGCATACGACTACGAAGACGCATTGGATTATTCATCGCGCTGGCTCGATGTGATTCTTAGGAACGATTTTCCAAGCGTGGAGGAAGCGCATGGAATCATCGCTGAGTCGAAGAATAATTTTGCAGAGCATTACAACCGCAATTGGCTTGAATATCGAAAGTCGGTGACCGAGGCTGGCGATTGGGCGGCGGTCGAGTGGAGCGGTTCAGGCGCGGTGTTCAAGGACGTTTTGGGACGCGAATATCTGGATTTCCTCGGCGGCTTTGGCATGATGGACCTGGGATGGAGTCATCCCGATGTGATCCGTACGGTTAAAGCGCAGTTGGACCGCTCTCCGATGCCTTCCCAGGAGTTGCTCGATCCGTTGCGCGGTGTGCTTGCGAAATTGCTGGCGAGCATTTCACCGGGAGATTTGAAATACAGTTGGTTCGGGGCAAGTGGTACAGAAGCTAATGAAGCCGCGATGAAGATCGCCAAACTGTATACCGGCAAAACCGCGTTCATTGTGGCGGTCAAGGGCTTTCACGGCAAGACGATGGGATCGCTATCGCTAATGGGCAAATCCGATTACCGTGCCCCGATGGGACCGATGTACGCCGGTCAGGTTTATCACGTGCCATTCGGCGATGCGGATGCGGTCGAAAAGCAGCTTGAGATTTGCGACAAAGTCGGGATCGGTGTCGCAGCAGTGATGTTTGAGCCGATCCAGGGCGAATCGGGTGCGATCGTCCCGCCGGATGATTTCTGGCATCGCGTTCGTGTCGTAACGAAAAAGTATGGTGTGCTGTTAATAGCTGATGAAGTGCAAACAGGTCTGGGCCGCACCGGGAGGTTGTGGGGCGTTGAACATTGGAATGTGACCCCGGATATTTTGACCGTGGCAAAGTCATTGGGCGGCGGTGTGATGCCCATCAGTGCCGTGACGACCACTGAAGAGATCTATCGTCCGATGATGTATCCGAATCCGTTCATGCATACCACCACCACTGGCGGCGGCGCGCTGGCTTGTTCGGCGGCGATCTCGGCGATCCATGTGACTTTGCGCGAACGGCTGTGGGAGAAGGCCGCCGAAAAAGGCGATTATCTGATCGAAAAAATTAACGAACTCTCTCTGCAATATCCGCAAATTTATGAGAAAATAACAGGCAAAGGCTTGCTGATCGGCATGCACTTCAAGAATCCGGAAACCGGTTACAAGGTTGCGGCGGGTTTGTTCAAACGAAGGGTTGTTGTGGCTGGAACGCTGACCAGTGCGCAGACCATCCGCGTCGAGCCGCCGCTTGTGGTGACCCGGGAGCAGATGGATGCCTTTTTGGAGAGGCTTGAGGATACCTTGAAAGAAATCAAGTAA
- a CDS encoding ABC transporter ATP-binding protein: MTSEFAVEMRDVVKRFVTPEGNEIAAVDHVTMQIKNGEFFSMLGSSGCGKTTSLRMIAGFEWPSEGEVFIEGRPMGHTPPFQRKVNTVFQSYALFQHMTVYQNVAFGLEMEGADKSEIDKRVRRALDMVQLTGMERRRPKQLSGGQQQRVAVARALVKTPDVLLLDEPLGALDLKLRKEMQLELKALQQQLGITFIYVTHDQEEALTMSDRIAVMSKGRVQQLATPVEIYERPVNKFVADFIGESNFFEGRIKSVSKDEAVVHIPALNTELKGLPMSRDFVKGEDVAVSVRPEKIRIVENNAKVDGLFQAKVLTSVYIGSDTHVYVDLEGIRLKVMEQNRISRLDPSSFYSKDQVVTLMFMPENTLILKKD; encoded by the coding sequence ATGACGAGTGAATTTGCTGTTGAAATGCGTGATGTAGTGAAACGATTCGTAACCCCTGAGGGGAATGAAATCGCCGCTGTGGATCACGTCACCATGCAGATCAAGAACGGCGAGTTTTTCTCCATGCTCGGTTCCTCCGGATGCGGCAAGACAACCTCCCTGCGCATGATCGCAGGTTTCGAATGGCCCTCGGAAGGAGAGGTCTTTATCGAAGGCAGGCCGATGGGGCATACGCCTCCATTTCAGAGGAAGGTGAACACAGTTTTTCAGAGTTACGCCCTTTTCCAGCACATGACCGTCTATCAAAATGTGGCATTCGGGCTGGAGATGGAGGGAGCCGACAAGAGTGAAATCGATAAGCGCGTCAGACGCGCCCTGGATATGGTGCAATTAACCGGCATGGAACGCCGCCGTCCAAAACAACTCTCGGGCGGGCAGCAGCAGCGTGTGGCTGTGGCGAGGGCGTTGGTCAAGACTCCTGATGTTCTGTTGCTTGACGAACCGCTTGGCGCGCTGGATCTGAAACTCCGCAAAGAAATGCAGTTGGAACTAAAGGCGCTTCAACAACAGCTCGGCATCACATTCATTTATGTCACCCACGACCAGGAAGAGGCATTAACCATGTCCGACCGCATCGCGGTGATGAGTAAGGGGCGCGTTCAACAACTGGCGACTCCTGTGGAGATCTACGAGCGGCCCGTGAATAAATTCGTGGCGGACTTTATCGGGGAGTCGAATTTCTTCGAAGGCAGGATCAAGTCCGTCTCGAAGGATGAGGCGGTGGTCCATATCCCTGCATTGAACACGGAATTGAAGGGTTTGCCCATGTCGCGCGATTTCGTAAAAGGCGAGGATGTGGCGGTCTCCGTCCGCCCGGAGAAGATCCGGATCGTCGAGAACAACGCTAAAGTGGACGGGTTGTTCCAGGCGAAAGTGCTTACCTCCGTTTATATCGGCTCCGACACTCATGTCTATGTGGACCTTGAAGGCATCCGATTGAAGGTCATGGAGCAGAATCGCATCTCCCGCCTCGATCCCTCCTCGTTCTATTCGAAAGACCAGGTGGTCACATTGATGTTCATGCCCGAAAATACCCTTATTCTGAAAAAGGACTGA
- a CDS encoding ABC transporter permease codes for MLQRFRENKSMQGTFLALPTTLWLFVLLIIPLFLTLVVSFGQRSPDGDVIFSFGLHNYIRLFGYSTDCPGGQTSCFDPLYVNILWRSLTLAFNTTVCVILLAYPLAYFIARAHPKRRNMFLFMVLIPLWTNFVIRVYAWMMLLRKEGAINIVLGWFANLLGLDFTPLEMLYTPGAVLVGMVYEFLPFMILPIYTSLEKIDNSLYEAAADLGANAFKTLLRVTLPLSMPGVVAGTILVFIPVMGTFIVSDILGGRQVILVGNLIQRQFLDARDPTFGSAASLILMVMTLIVTYFYTRKFGFGEEIVAA; via the coding sequence ATGCTTCAGCGATTTCGCGAAAACAAATCGATGCAGGGTACTTTTCTCGCGCTTCCCACGACGTTGTGGCTGTTCGTGCTGCTGATCATTCCCCTGTTCCTGACCCTGGTCGTGAGTTTCGGTCAGCGAAGCCCCGATGGCGACGTGATCTTTTCCTTCGGGCTTCATAATTACATCCGCCTGTTTGGATACAGCACGGATTGCCCGGGTGGACAGACTTCCTGTTTCGACCCGTTGTATGTCAATATTCTCTGGCGTTCGTTGACGCTGGCGTTCAATACAACGGTATGTGTGATCCTGCTTGCCTATCCGCTGGCGTATTTTATCGCCCGAGCGCACCCGAAACGGCGGAATATGTTCCTGTTCATGGTCTTGATTCCACTGTGGACGAATTTCGTCATCCGCGTGTATGCCTGGATGATGCTGCTCCGCAAGGAGGGCGCGATCAATATCGTGCTCGGCTGGTTTGCAAACCTTCTGGGGTTGGATTTCACGCCGCTCGAGATGCTCTACACTCCCGGCGCTGTTTTGGTGGGCATGGTGTACGAATTCCTGCCATTCATGATCCTGCCGATTTATACCTCGTTGGAGAAGATCGATAATTCGCTTTATGAAGCTGCCGCGGACCTCGGCGCGAACGCGTTCAAGACCCTGCTGCGGGTCACCCTTCCGCTCTCGATGCCCGGGGTGGTGGCAGGGACCATTCTGGTCTTCATCCCTGTCATGGGGACCTTCATCGTCTCCGACATCCTCGGAGGGCGCCAGGTCATTTTGGTCGGCAACTTAATCCAGCGTCAGTTTCTCGATGCGCGCGATCCGACGTTCGGTTCCGCGGCTTCGCTCATCCTGATGGTGATGACCCTGATCGTCACCTATTTCTATACCCGCAAATTCGGATTTGGGGAGGAGATCGTCGCCGCATGA
- a CDS encoding ABC transporter permease — translation MNPFKRSPLVIAATTLVYFFLYAPIVILVLYSFNASRANVKFEGFITSFSDRVQMDGSFVEASPCGPFHWYCDLSKNKDVIEAAGNTLTIAFTATIVATVIGTMAALALQRYDFKIKPFSQLSLYIPIVIPEIVMGIGILTLFSQSFGWLNQALNLTGDSRLALGIGTVTVSHIAFMVPFVTLVVQARLQGFDKSYEEAAMDLGANEWTTFWRITFPMILPGVLSGALLAFTLSLDDFVITFFTNGPGSTTLPIYVYGLLRRIITPQVNALSTVWIAIVFIAVLLLQWLQSRETKPSH, via the coding sequence ATGAATCCATTCAAGCGTTCCCCTCTTGTGATCGCCGCGACGACGCTCGTTTATTTCTTTCTCTATGCGCCGATCGTCATCCTGGTCCTGTATTCCTTCAACGCCTCCCGGGCGAATGTGAAATTCGAAGGTTTCATCACTTCGTTCAGCGACCGCGTCCAAATGGATGGAAGTTTTGTGGAGGCCAGCCCATGCGGTCCCTTCCACTGGTATTGCGATCTTTCGAAGAACAAAGATGTGATCGAAGCGGCGGGCAACACACTGACCATCGCCTTTACGGCTACGATTGTGGCAACCGTCATCGGTACGATGGCGGCGCTCGCGCTTCAACGATATGATTTCAAGATCAAACCTTTCTCCCAGCTTTCCCTTTACATTCCAATCGTCATCCCCGAGATCGTGATGGGAATCGGAATTCTGACCCTTTTCAGCCAGTCATTTGGGTGGTTAAATCAAGCCCTGAACCTGACCGGAGACTCCCGACTGGCACTCGGCATTGGCACGGTGACCGTCAGCCATATCGCCTTCATGGTCCCCTTCGTGACCCTCGTCGTCCAGGCTCGTTTGCAGGGCTTCGATAAATCATATGAAGAAGCCGCCATGGACCTGGGTGCAAATGAATGGACGACCTTCTGGCGGATCACATTTCCCATGATCCTTCCGGGTGTGCTTTCGGGCGCGCTGCTGGCTTTCACGCTCTCATTGGATGATTTCGTCATCACCTTCTTCACGAACGGACCCGGCTCGACCACCCTGCCGATCTATGTGTATGGCTTGTTACGGCGCATCATCACGCCGCAGGTGAACGCCCTTTCCACAGTATGGATCGCAATTGTTTTTATCGCCGTCTTATTGTTGCAATGGCTTCAGAGTCGCGAAACAAAACCGTCTCATTAA
- a CDS encoding spermidine/putrescine ABC transporter substrate-binding protein, protein MKGKSLFNVFAVLAIFSLALSACGGNGSPEQPAGDGPKVTSAGFECPEPNPRVEVTSTELNLFVWTEYFPQDMLECFELVYGITLNRDEYSSNEEMYAKVSAGGTAYDLVQPTDYIVPLMIRQGLVQELDHAQLPNMKNIDSNWMDQPFDPGNKYSLPYLAGTDAIVVNTATVETIPTSWADLWNPEYAGRMVFIDDSRATIGLTLVTLGYDPNTTNPDELEEAKNKLLELVPNIKLFDSDSPKTALIAGDVDLGMVWTGEAFIANQENPDIQYIYPEEGPVLWQDNWLILKDSSHLDAVYAWLNYTMQGDVFWLTIRDFQYTNPNQAALDYAKANEPDVYNAYADSPITNPPPEVVAKGFGIEDVGEATPLYDNIWVEVKGGN, encoded by the coding sequence ATGAAAGGAAAATCACTGTTCAATGTTTTCGCTGTCTTGGCCATCTTCAGTCTCGCGCTAAGCGCCTGCGGCGGGAATGGATCTCCCGAGCAGCCGGCTGGCGACGGACCCAAGGTCACATCCGCCGGGTTCGAGTGTCCTGAACCCAATCCACGCGTGGAGGTCACATCCACTGAGCTCAACCTATTCGTGTGGACGGAATACTTCCCGCAGGATATGCTGGAATGTTTCGAGCTGGTCTACGGCATCACGCTCAACCGCGATGAATATTCATCCAATGAGGAAATGTATGCCAAGGTTTCGGCCGGAGGTACCGCGTACGACCTCGTCCAGCCGACCGATTACATCGTCCCGCTCATGATCCGTCAGGGATTGGTGCAGGAACTGGATCATGCTCAGCTTCCAAATATGAAGAATATCGATTCGAATTGGATGGACCAGCCTTTCGACCCTGGTAATAAGTATTCCCTTCCATACCTGGCAGGTACAGATGCGATCGTCGTGAACACTGCAACGGTCGAAACCATCCCCACATCCTGGGCGGACCTGTGGAATCCCGAATACGCGGGGCGCATGGTATTCATTGATGATTCCCGCGCGACGATCGGGCTTACCCTGGTCACGCTCGGTTATGATCCCAACACGACCAATCCGGATGAGCTGGAAGAAGCCAAGAACAAATTGCTTGAACTGGTCCCGAACATCAAACTGTTCGACAGCGACAGTCCCAAGACCGCTTTGATCGCGGGCGATGTCGACCTTGGCATGGTATGGACGGGCGAGGCGTTCATCGCGAATCAGGAAAACCCGGATATTCAGTATATTTATCCTGAGGAAGGTCCGGTGCTCTGGCAGGATAACTGGCTCATTCTGAAGGATTCATCCCATCTGGACGCTGTATACGCCTGGCTGAACTACACCATGCAGGGAGATGTTTTCTGGCTGACGATCCGTGATTTCCAGTACACCAATCCCAACCAGGCAGCATTGGATTACGCCAAAGCAAACGAGCCGGATGTCTACAACGCCTACGCCGATTCGCCGATCACCAACCCGCCACCTGAGGTGGTCGCCAAGGGGTTTGGCATCGAGGATGTCGGTGAAGCCACGCCGCTTTATGACAACATCTGGGTGGAAGTAAAGGGCGGCAACTAA
- a CDS encoding Lrp/AsnC family transcriptional regulator, whose translation MESNIGNTPRDKLDDIDRHIINALRTDGRVAFAQIAEQLNVSPGMIRQRYNRLVDLGYLKVVAVTNPMLMGKRTMAMVGIRTDGRKMMDVANKLARFDEVVYIVATSGGYDLMLEVFCRDNEDLLTFMTEKLAKVDGVRETESFIYLKIVKEIYF comes from the coding sequence GTGGAAAGCAATATCGGCAACACCCCCCGCGACAAACTCGACGATATCGACCGCCATATTATAAACGCACTTCGGACCGATGGGCGGGTGGCATTTGCCCAGATCGCCGAACAGCTTAATGTCTCGCCCGGCATGATCCGCCAGCGTTATAACCGCCTGGTCGATCTTGGTTATCTCAAAGTTGTGGCGGTGACCAACCCCATGTTGATGGGCAAACGCACAATGGCGATGGTCGGTATCCGCACAGATGGCCGCAAGATGATGGATGTGGCAAACAAGCTCGCCAGGTTCGATGAGGTCGTTTATATCGTCGCCACCAGCGGCGGCTATGACCTGATGCTCGAAGTTTTCTGCCGCGATAACGAAGACCTGCTCACCTTCATGACCGAAAAGCTCGCCAAGGTGGACGGAGTCCGCGAGACGGAATCCTTTATCTATTTGAAGATCGTCAAGGAGATTTATTTCTGA